GGCGGCCTCGTCGGTGTTTGTAGTGGTCTCCCCCTCAACGGAATCAGCACAACGAGACGGAATATGCAAGATCTGGTGTTTCTAGAGGTGTTCTCGCTTCTCACTGCGACTCGGGAGAATTTCTGAAGCGGAAATTCCTATGAAGCTCCACCGCTCTGGTGATTCGTCGGTGAATGGTTGGAGTCTACTGTTAGAGGACGACGGCGACCCACTGGAACCGCAAGTCAGTCATCGGGGTAAGGGCTTAATCTCCGATGGGAAGGTTTGGTTTGGCAGTGTCGGTGGATCTCACCTCTGTAGATGGCGGTTCTCTTAGGTCTTGAATCTCGCCGGCTCGTCATCCTCCTTCCTCCACCATGAAGAGTTGATGAACACACAATACATCGGACCTGTGAGACGGTGAAGCTGTCACGGTTAACGGCGGGTTAGGGTTTTGGAGTTGACTTCCGTATCGAGGTCGACGTTTATGGCCGCGGGACACTCCGAGGGTGGCTCCGTTGAAGGTAACTGGTACGGATCTGGCGGGCCGTTGACACCACCGCCGTGAGAAGTCACTGGAAACTGGATTATGGGGTCACGGTGTCTATCGGAGGAGGGAGTAGTCTTCCTCTGTCTTATTTCCCATAACCTAAGCTTctctttgttttgcttgagctGTGTTTTAGTTGAGTCCAAATCACTTGTAACTTATGTATTGATGTTTCTCCGGTACACCGGCACTTGTAAGATTCCGATTGCCCTTCGGAgatgatttattaaatatatatatttaaaaaaaataataataataataatatactagtaatattttacattaaactATTAAAGTATGAAATTTGATAAGTAAAAGAAGAAATAATTTAAGACTAATAAACACATAGCGGTAAAGTATATGACACACTCTAAGTAACTTATGAAAGTTTTATAATCAGTAAACTTGAGAAGAATATCCCATGTAATTAATTCTTGGCCGTATGTTTCGCTGATCGTTCATGACTTCCTTGAAATCAACAGCCTTGATCACCATAGCTTCTCGGCGGCCGTCCTGCTCCTGAACTGCCCCGAACACAATCTCGTTTTCTCGGTTATCGTCGGTATTGTTCACATTTcgtttcttttggttttggtattGGTCACAATCTTGGTAATACGACCAGTTTTGGTTTGTGCCTTGTGCTCTAAGGTAGGGTTTATCCGGATTTGAACCTGATCTCGGTTCTAAAGCCGGTGGTCCATCTTCTTCCGGTATAGCAAAGCTCTCTTGTACCGGCCACTGGTTTGGCTGTTGCGGATGGTGGTAGTGGAAGTCTTGGGGAGTAACTTTTCTTGGTCCGGTCATCATCTCAGAAACCGAAGAACCGGTTTTCACCACAAGCTTTCCAAGCGAACCGATaaatccttcttcattttccgGTTCATATTGAGGTGGAATTAATGGCTGTCGAACCGGTCTTGGGTAACGTTGATATGGAGCCATTGTCATGTTCGGTTTCGCCACATGCCTCTTATTAttctgaaataaaaaaacaaaccaatgGTGCTAACAGGTTCCTATATAACTCTTACctcgaaccaaaccaaaccaaactgtTCACTTACATTACCAAACGAAGAGAACAATGATCGTACTCTACGTACTAATAGCGCAAacatataaccaaaaaatgcaGCAGCAACGAGCAGAGCGGTTCCTGTACATACACAAACCGAAACGGAATCGTTTCaagcaaaacaacaaaaaaaaaaccaacaacGTTAGCTTGTTTGAGAAGTTACCAAGATGGAGATCTGTTTCGGGCTCGTGATGAGAACAGTCATGATCGTGAAGCTGAATCTCCCTAATCACTTGATTCCCTCGATCAATGACTAACAGAGAGCAGGTTGAAGAGACGTAGATCAAATCAAAGTCATCAGAGAATCTTCCTCCGGTTGCGATGGTTGAGACTCCTGGCATAAATAAACCaagaaaaagttttaaaattgcGATTATCAAAGGATAAACTCAAATGTTGAATTGTGTTTACCTGCGTCGCTGATCTTGCGTATGGCCATATTATTAGTATCGGCAACGTAGATGTTTCCACTGTCGTCGATGGCTAATCCTCGAGGACGATTCATTTTGGCTTCTTTGAGCTTTCCATCCACGTGCCCTGTGTAGCCTTCTTGTGAACCGGAGACTAACTTTGGTTTACCATCTTCAATAAATTCAAAACCCAAATATTAACAAATCAGTTTGAAGAATCTATCTACTTTGCATCTTTTAGAATCTATCTAAAAGCGAAAGTTCGGTGCTTTATAATGAGGAAATTTCTTAGATTGAGGAACAAGAAACAGCAGAAAGAATAAACCTGAAGAACAGAGAAACAGAACACGGATAAAAGTTAAATGTGTCGTGTTGTGGAGTAAAGTGAAAAACTTTAAACCTTTAAAAGGATTTTGCTGTCAAAGAAAGAAACTTTGGAatctaaaatatgaagaatctcattttttttttttacagaactgagaaaagcaaaagaaaatgaatcCCCATCTTGAAGCAAAGCATAATTGTAGATACATGATTCAACGTTTTGGTGGGtcatgttttgaggttgtgaataGATCGAATAATACCGTAAAATAAGAAAGTAATGTATACAATCTCATGTGCAATTTTTAGAGTACCTTTTTCATCAAATCtatttcaagaagaagaagaacttacATCTAGAAAGAGGCATGGAGATTTTGTGGATGTTACTGTTCTCTGAATCCAAGACAATAAGCTCTTCTCCACTAGGGGAAACTTCGACTGCATAAGGCTCAATCCCAAGCTTATTTCCATCAAACACTGTCTCTATGTTATATCCACTTTCATATTTCACCATCGAACGGCTAGAAACACCTGTCACATTTTctcagtttttatttttatttttagtctATGGCAATTGAAACTTTGAAACTTTGACAGTGAGATAGGTCATACAATAAAGTACATGCATACTTTTTGGAGGTCGTCTTACCTGATTTGGTGGCGGCTGTTGTGGTTGTGGATGTCTGAAGAGACCACAACCATTTCCACAGCATTGATGCTACATTTGTCACAAGTCCACTTACAATCTCTGTtcccaaaacaaacaaaaacaagaacatCTTCAGAGATTTATCAAAATAATCttctttcaaaataataatcataTTAGGGAAGTCAAGAACTCACTAACAGGAGGAGGCTTAGCTGAAACTGAAGACAACCCACAGAAGAGAAACAAGAAAATTAAAGACAGAACCACCCAGTTACCATTTTTCATCATTTATTTCTTTGGTTTTTCTGTATAAACGAAAACAGAGCAAACGTTGCTTACAAGTTTAGAGAGGAGATTTATGCACTTGTATATCATTTCTTTGTTTCTATGcacttatatatatgatgagCTAAGCCGACAAAAGAGAAGATTTGGAGTTAAAGAAACATAAAGAGACAAAGAATCATATGCTCTCGACTCTTGTCTACTTATTGTTCAATCTTTTCTCTTTGAATCTTAATCAGTAGGgacaaattattacaaaaacaaaaagcatATCTTACTTTTTCCACAAGCAACTCTAACACCTCTACACAAAAgttgcaacaacaacaacaaaaaaacctTAATTTACAAAACTGAAGTTTATTCAAgtttaacaacaacaaaaaaaatatagtcaCACGATATAAACCATACCAACTTCTAAAGTAGAAGCGTGAGGAGTAGAAAGACCATAACAAAGACCTCTCGAGTTTCTCCTTAAAAAATCATACCCAAAGTTAATAGCCATCTTCTTCACCACACTCGAACCGGCCTTTGCTCTCACATACGAATGTCCCATTATAAACGCCATCCCCGCCTCACGCGCCTCCGTCAGCTCCGTTAACTCCTCCTCCGCGGATCTATCTATCCTCGAACTTTCCGGTAACACAAACCTTACCCTTTTATTGACTCTCAGTCTCAGCGACCATTGTTCACGTTCGTCTAAACAATCGTCTTCATAGATTTGAACACCTTCGAGACTAGAGGAGGAAGCCGCGACTACGGTAAGCCTCTCGGACTCGTTTCCAGGGTCCAACTCGTAATCGAACGCTTTATCCGAACGTATAAACTCTGCGATACTGCAGACAAGGTCTTGCTCAAACTCCACGTCATCTTTGTGCACGTCCCGGTAACCATACCGGGCGATACACCGGTATAACCGGTACTCCTTCGGTCCGACCCTACCAACGAGAAACCGTTCTTCCGGTTTCACGTGAGGGACAGGGACGGACTTGACGCAGAGGAAGACAACAACCTGGTGAAACGCGGGAAGGTTGGTAACGAAATGAGAGAAGATCGCGGGAACGCCGGAGACGAGCTCGGTGCTGATCACGCCGACTCCTCGGACACGGACGATGCCGAGGTTCGAGGAGCCGAAGAGCGTGAGGAGCCAGTTGACCGAGACTTTGTTCTGGACGTCGAACTCGTAGCGCATGACGGTCCCGTAGTGCCAGAGGTACATgacgaagaggaagatgaaggaGAGGGCGAGTGGCACCCACGCGCCTTCGCGGAATTTGATGAGCGAAGCTGAGAAGTAGAGAGATTCGATTGttccgaagaagaagatgaaggctAGCGCGTAGAGAGTGCTTTTGCGCCAGCATAAGACGATTACTAGTGACATTAGGCAAGTCGTTAACGGTAATAACCGCCAAACCTGCATGCATGTAACAAATAATGAAAAGATTAATACATTAAAATGTTAATGATGAATGAAAGTACTAATTCAATAGTTGGAGATATAATAAACCCGAATTTAACAAATATAGCTTCCGAGCCTGGGGAAAACgcaaataaaaataagtatGAGCAGAAACTGATTATCGTAAAAAAACCGGTATTCCTCTGTTTTTAATTACCGGTTATGCATAAAAGGATGCCACCTAGAGACATCCAACCGCGTTGCCGAGTTTTCTTGAGGAACTTGTAGATGTAATAAGGAGGCAAAGCTTTGTAAACATGAGGGTTCCAGTGGAAGATGTTGTATACACCAATGGTGCTAATGCAGAGAAGCCATACAAGCACAATTGGAGCAAACAAAAAGCCTAGACGATGTGTCCCATAGTGTTGTAGTGAGAACAAGACTATCAGTATGGCGCAAACCACTGGCACCTCCACATCTGCAGGATTGTGTGGGTTTATTTGATTCAAATAAAGTAGGACCACTTTTCAGAAAAAAAGGTTTTAAGCTTAATGACTTTTATATTACTCTAGCTTTATAACTTCGATTATATTATTCAATTGAACTCCTAAACCACAGTcattattttatgattatagAAGATTGCATCTGCATCACACACACCGTCCACACCCAAAAAAAAGTTCTTAAACTTATTTTATACTTTATTAAGAAGCGTCATGTTGATCCTACATGGTTTCAGTCTAACTTACAATAGGCTAATTGACTGTGAGGACAGAAGGGCCAAAACAGCTAATGGATTAACTTAaatgacaataaaatatttaagaggAAATCATTAGAAACAACATAACTTGACATGTTGGGGGATCTAGTAATACTGAAATTTGCCATCTTAAGCACTCTTGCCTATCTAATCAAAAGAAATAGAGAGCTTACATTGATGTTGCTCCTTTGACATGGATAACTCTAATCCAGAGACTGCTGAGAAAACTGAGAATAATCATACAAATCAGCCTCCAAAATCTTGAGAAATCCACACAATCTGAGAAGAATCAATCTTTTTATTACCAGAGATTGCGGGTGTGAGAACACCATCACCAATGACCATACAAGTCCCAATCAGAGCAAGAACAAGCAACATGTTCTGCAGAACCTTATGCTTCTCCAGTGTGTTTTTCAAACTCCACCCCTTGTCTTTTAAATTCCTCGGATTATCCGCGGAATTTTTCTTACACTCAGAAAGGTCCTCATCGGCGAGCTGGAAGTTGGGCAAGGAACTGATTCTAGCATGGCGACAGAGCAGAGAGTAGAGAGCAAAAGTCTCACCCTCACCATTATCATCAGCACGAAGAACAATAAAAACGTATTTGAGTAGTGGGATGAGAGTTAATGTCCAGAAGACAAGAGACAGAACACCAAAGATCTCTTCGTTTGTCCCTGAGTGTTGGATATCTTCAGCAAAAGTGCTCTTGTAGACGTACAATGGTGAAGTAGCTAAATCTCCGTAAACCACACCTAAGCTCTGGTAAGCTAATGTCAGAACACTCCACCAAGTTTCTTTCTGTAGACAAGCAAACAAAAGATTGGATTCTTGAAATCGAGATTGAAGTGAATGAGAGTTCAAGAAACTTTACCTTAAGTTGATTCCTTGGGCTCAGACTCTCGAGATCCATGATTGGAGTTTTGCTCTTAAATCACAACAAGACTCCCATTCTTGGGGATAAGAAGATTTAAGTTCGTTGAAAACAAGAAAGATTGGTGAATTTAATTCGATTGACGTTACACTGACTTTTCTTTGGATTCTTTATGTGATTTAATGTATTGAAAGTACAAAGCTTTGGCCAAAATTAAGAACCGCAAgagaggagggagagagagagaacataCTTACAAAACCTATGAAAGCATCATTGAGATAACTGCCACAAATATAACTGCAAATATCATAAATTGTGGGGCCTTACTTATAAatagttttgtatatatatttttttactttatgtGTAGGTGTTACTTTTTATGTAATGTTTGTGTCAACTCTAAATCATGATTATTGGGATTCTTGTTATTGGGTCTttaatacacatatatttatatatatatatatatattatatatacgtatataatatttacatacaaatatatgtgtatTAAGGATACTATAACAAAAACCTTCAATAATCATGCCTTAACATAAAACAGTCAGTCCTACGTAACTATGATATAGAGTAAGATTTTACTTTAGAACTCTTACGTGatctttttttatctttttagtaaatttctttttcttttttgagcaATACTCTTTTAGTAAGTGCTACATAGTTCGTCGTACGACATCAGTAAAAAGGTTTCAGGCAACTTATTATGTAATTTTCGaaggaaaattaaaatttaaaaataaccttTTCCCTTATCTTTTTAGTAATAAGTATGCATGTCATAAAAGTTGTATTGGCATTGTGATGGTAAAATTGCTATTGTAAACATTTGCTAAGCTAGTTTTCTCTCCCATAAAttaatcaataataagataatttttCGTATAGTCCACTCCACATGAAGAAAGAAGGGAATTTCAATAATATATAACTAtgttaattaattagtttaggtATAATAATCATAGTGACAAAAGTGGGATAGAAAAGAATTGGATCCCGGCCCCGTCGGATTCTATAATCGAATCATAGATAGTTAAATTATTGGGTATCCTAAATTATTCGGTAATAGTAATATTTAACAACATAAGATGTGTATATCCATGAAATTCTAGTTGGAAACTTTGGATAACACCATTGTTCCATAattaatactattaaattaagAACATGTTCGGTTGATAATAGCTGAGtctaacttaaaatataaatctaaaatttaactGCATAATGTTATATAACTACATctaaatgaatatattttaaaatcctaTTTTAAAGAGATAACCACTTTAAGtcatattttaaaagattatgtatatggcaaaaaaaattataaaaatatatttttgtatttttttcgtTATTGGGTGtttaaatcttattatataaagtttggtttttcaaagttactgattaacatgatcgcgacacaaggcaattatatatttaagattgtgacatgtgttaatttatctcataattaaaatatatattaagatattaacaaaaaattttttatgaaaaagtacttataaatattatttaatagtaattttccatttttaaaattctaatcaaaatagataattacaaaatattacttgataataattttccttCAATATGttgacatgtgtttaaatatataatgattaaaatatatgtaataagatagtaaaaacaaattttgaaaaaaaacttactttaaaaattatttaatagcaaaaaatttaaaaaaatatttagtagtaaatattttagaaattttcttttttcaaaatcctaaaaatagatttgaaaatttaatataatttttcttttctaaaatcttaatgaaaatataattataagatattatattgagcttagtttttcaaaattgctaattaacatgattgtgacaTATGACCGTTATATGTTTAAAGTTGTGTTATGTGTTAAATTATcgcataatcaaaaatataaatactaaaataataagaaaaattgttaaaaattatttaaagatattattaatagtcttattatataaagcttgattcttcaaagttgctaattaacatgatcgcgacacatgaaaattatatatttaagattgtgacatgtgttaatctatcacatatttaaaaataggaGTACATAccaagatattaacaaaaaaacaatttttattaaaaagtaattataaatattatttaatagtaatttccGTTTTTAAATTCCTAATCAAAAATAATTGCAAAacaagtattttatatatactaagatggtaaaaactttttttgttaaaaattaattataaatattatttaatagtaattttacattttcaaatcttaaaaaatataattgcaaaatataatttgatagtaatttttttctaatattgtgatatgtgttaaaatacctcatgattaaaaatatatatatactaagaaactaaaaaaattgaaaaagtttcaaaaatattgaatagtaattttttagataaattaCCTTTTTTAAGAAtcctaaagaaaaaaatatttgtaaaataatttatttaataataattttccttttctaaaatcctaatGAAAATATAGTTGTAAACGattatttgatagtaattttctttttaaaaatttgatagtAATTTCTATCCTGATCTTTACATGAAACTGACGTTgatctaaaaataataacataatcGTCATGCTGCGGTACGTTAGTTATTGCCACAGTTATACTTATGCGTTTGTACATATAGATGTTATGATGTTGTATGTAAGTTAATGAGGAAATTTAGTGTGGCTATTATGCTTATATATGATTATGTTTATGTGTGTTTGTTCTTATCGACGTATAAAATTGGTCATGTTGTTGTAAGTCATTCTACTAAAGAATTTAAATCAAAGAGAAGGGCTTTGCAATGGAACAGAGTTGCTAATAACTCGCCTAGACAACATGATTATTGAAACAGAAATCGTAACCAAAAATTATgtgaaaaatgaatttttattcatagaataaatctcataccaACAGATGCAAGATGGCCTTCAAATTGAAAAGACCATAATTCCCTATATGAATTTTCTATGCAATGAACATCAACAAGAGTTAAGGTTAAAGCTTAAAAAGTTGGTCTATATTTCCCAAGTCCACTCTTAGAATTATACGCCGCACTACTATGAAGAATCACTACAACTGCAGAGCTTCggatttttaagatttttaaaatataatgacAATAGTTttctacaaaatattatatatcaagAAATTTTcaatagaatctatatatataaagaaatgttcgcctctcTCCCGTGAAGCCACGTCATCAAGTCGTGCGTTATGggagtgacacgtgtcccatttt
This genomic stretch from Brassica napus cultivar Da-Ae chromosome C9, Da-Ae, whole genome shotgun sequence harbors:
- the LOC106417568 gene encoding potassium transporter 8-like, whose amino-acid sequence is MDLESLSPRNQLKKETWWSVLTLAYQSLGVVYGDLATSPLYVYKSTFAEDIQHSGTNEEIFGVLSLVFWTLTLIPLLKYVFIVLRADDNGEGETFALYSLLCRHARISSLPNFQLADEDLSECKKNSADNPRNLKDKGWSLKNTLEKHKVLQNMLLVLALIGTCMVIGDGVLTPAISVFSAVSGLELSMSKEQHQYVEVPVVCAILIVLFSLQHYGTHRLGFLFAPIVLVWLLCISTIGVYNIFHWNPHVYKALPPYYIYKFLKKTRQRGWMSLGGILLCITGSEAIFVKFGLIFSLFVTCMQVWRLLPLTTCLMSLVIVLCWRKSTLYALAFIFFFGTIESLYFSASLIKFREGAWVPLALSFIFLFVMYLWHYGTVMRYEFDVQNKVSVNWLLTLFGSSNLGIVRVRGVGVISTELVSGVPAIFSHFVTNLPAFHQVVVFLCVKSVPVPHVKPEERFLVGRVGPKEYRLYRCIARYGYRDVHKDDVEFEQDLVCSIAEFIRSDKAFDYELDPGNESERLTVVAASSSSLEGVQIYEDDCLDEREQWSLRLRVNKRVRFVLPESSRIDRSAEEELTELTEAREAGMAFIMGHSYVRAKAGSSVVKKMAINFGYDFLRRNSRGLCYGLSTPHASTLEVGMVYIV
- the LOC106416771 gene encoding uncharacterized protein LOC106416771 isoform X2; this encodes MLWKWLWSLQTSTTTTAATKSGVSSRSMVKYESGYNIETVFDGNKLGIEPYAVEVSPSGEELIVLDSENSNIHKISMPLSRYGKPKLVSGSQEGYTGHVDGKLKEAKMNRPRGLAIDDSGNIYVADTNNMAIRKISDAGVSTIATGGRFSDDFDLIYVSSTCSLLVIDRGNQVIREIQLHDHDCSHHEPETDLHLGTALLVAAAFFGYMFALLVRRVRSLFSSFGNNNKRHVAKPNMTMAPYQRYPRPVRQPLIPPQYEPENEEGFIGSLGKLVVKTGSSVSEMMTGPRKVTPQDFHYHHPQQPNQWPVQESFAIPEEDGPPALEPRSGSNPDKPYLRAQGTNQNWSYYQDCDQYQNQKKRNVNNTDDNRENEIVFGAVQEQDGRREAMVIKAVDFKEVMNDQRNIRPRINYMGYSSQVY
- the LOC106416771 gene encoding uncharacterized protein LOC106416771 isoform X1, whose translation is MMKNGNWVVLSLIFLFLFCGLSSVSAKPPPVKIVSGLVTNVASMLWKWLWSLQTSTTTTAATKSGVSSRSMVKYESGYNIETVFDGNKLGIEPYAVEVSPSGEELIVLDSENSNIHKISMPLSRYGKPKLVSGSQEGYTGHVDGKLKEAKMNRPRGLAIDDSGNIYVADTNNMAIRKISDAGVSTIATGGRFSDDFDLIYVSSTCSLLVIDRGNQVIREIQLHDHDCSHHEPETDLHLGTALLVAAAFFGYMFALLVRRVRSLFSSFGNNNKRHVAKPNMTMAPYQRYPRPVRQPLIPPQYEPENEEGFIGSLGKLVVKTGSSVSEMMTGPRKVTPQDFHYHHPQQPNQWPVQESFAIPEEDGPPALEPRSGSNPDKPYLRAQGTNQNWSYYQDCDQYQNQKKRNVNNTDDNRENEIVFGAVQEQDGRREAMVIKAVDFKEVMNDQRNIRPRINYMGYSSQVY